Within Bacteroidota bacterium, the genomic segment AAATAATTGTTGTTCCAAAACCTGCAACTGCCCATAATAATGTTTTACCTGCTTTACCCGGAACTTTAGAAAAAGATAACCATGTCATTGTGATTGCTGCACCCACAGAAGGAGCTGCTCTTAACATACCTAAACCCTGCGGACCAACTCGTAAAATTTCATCTGCAAAAATCGGAAGCAATGCAACAGCACCACCAAATAAAACCGAGAACATATCTAAGGTCAATGCATGCAACATAATTTTATTCTGATACACAAAGTGCAATCCTTGTTTTAATCGCTGCGCAATCGGTTCTTTATTGTTGAGTTGAATTATAGGTTTTGATTTTACATGCAGCATAAAAAACAATCCCAATAATTGCAAAACCAAAACGGTAATTAATGCGCCGCTGATAGAAATTCCAGCATATAAAAATCCACCGGCAGCCGGCCCGATAATAGCAGACATTTGCCAAAAAGTACTGTTCAGTGTTGCAGCTTTTGAAAGCATTTCCCTACTTACGATTTGCGAAATAAATGCAGTGCCTGTTGGTGAATAAAAACCTCGTGCAATACCGGTGATGAAAATAAAAAGATACATCAGATTTACCGTCAGCATATCTGAATTGATATTGCGCATCCATGAAGATGTAACTATAAAAAGTCCGAATGAAGAAAGAAACATTCCGGCAATTGCAAATACTAAAATGTTGCGCTTATTACTGATGTCGGCAAGATGGCCCGCATATAATGCAACACTAATTGCAGGTATGGCTTCTGCCAAACCAATAAGACCTAATGAAAATGGATTTTTTGTAATGCTGTAAATCTCCCAACCTGCCACCACTGCTTGAATCATAAATGCAATGGTTATCATGCTGCGCATAGAAAGAAAATACCGGAATTCGATATTGCGTAAGGGAAGAAATTTTTCTTTGGAATTCAAGAATGCAAAGGTAGTCGGCAGATTGCAATGTGGAATTAAGAAATTGAAATTGCTTTGAGAATTAATACTGTTTTATATTTTTAATTAAGCCATATTTTTTGAAACCCTCACCGAATTAATATGATAAATATCATTCTTGAATTAGTGATAAGAATCATCATCAACACTATTTGTAAATAGTTTTATATGAAATATTTTTACAAAAAAAAACCACATGAGAAATTCTACCCCCCCCCCCCCCCCCCGCAAAACCATTTAACAAGCAAATCAAAGTAATTTATTTATTCATTGTTATCTTTTCCCTATTTATCTTTTCTTGCAATAAAGTTTCTTTGATTCAACCAACCACACAAGAATCAACTTATACATTTGAACAACTTATTTCCGATCCAAATTTTCCGGCTGAAGAATTGAGTAATAAAAAATTATCTGAAATTATTCAATCCTCATATTCATACTTATGAGTAATCATAATAGACAGAAAGTACTGGATAATTTTAGCACAGATTTTAAACTAACCTCTTTTATTAGTCAATTAAATTTGAGTATAGAAAATCAAGATGAATTGACAGATAGTGTTTCTATTTATATTCCAAACCTTTACACAGCCAATCTTGATTTAAACCCTATCTTTTGTGTAGGTACTGAATTAAATTCAGAATTAAATTTAGATTCCTTAAATGATTATATCCCCGGTTGGTATTATACAGAAGATAGTATATATAATGAAATACTATTAAATGAAAATTCGGCGTTAAGTGAAGAACGAATGGTGATAATATATAATTACCAAAATTCGGAATCTCAATCAGAGGAATCAGGAAATTTAGAAATGACTCAAAACAATACATTAAAAGAAGGGAACATTACTACGGCCGTTCCATACATTAACAGCTTTCAGATTGATTATA encodes:
- a CDS encoding MFS transporter translates to MRSMITIAFMIQAVVAGWEIYSITKNPFSLGLIGLAEAIPAISVALYAGHLADISNKRNILVFAIAGMFLSSFGLFIVTSSWMRNINSDMLTVNLMYLFIFITGIARGFYSPTGTAFISQIVSREMLSKAATLNSTFWQMSAIIGPAAGGFLYAGISISGALITVLVLQLLGLFFMLHVKSKPIIQLNNKEPIAQRLKQGLHFVYQNKIMLHALTLDMFSVLFGGAVALLPIFADEILRVGPQGLGMLRAAPSVGAAITMTWLSFSKVPGKAGKTLLWAVAGFGTTIILFGLSTNFYLSLFLLFLNGAFDSVSVIIRANIVQLLTPDEMRGRVSAVNTMFIGSSNELGAFESGVAAKLLGTVTSVVFGGTVTLLIVGITSLKEKTLKAFDY